From the Sphingobium yanoikuyae genome, the window CACGAGCCTGAAACTCTATTATTATATCTTCGCCGACGATGGCAGCGGCCGGTTGATCTGCGAGCGGCTGGTGGCGGCGCGGGCACGCGGCGTGGCGGTGACGCTGATGATCGACGGCTTCGGATCGGCCAATACGCCCGACAGCCTGTTCGCCCCGCTGATCGCGGCGGGTGGCCATTTCGCCCGGTTCGGGACGCGCCGGTCGACCCGCTACCTGATCCGCAACCATCAGAAGATCGCCCTGGCCGACGACAAAAGGCTGATGATCGGCGGCTTCAATGTCGAGGATGGCTATTTCGGCATCCCCGCCGACGATTGCTGGCGCGACCTGGGGCTGCTGCTGGAAGGGCCGCAGGCCGAGGCGATGGCGCGCTGGTATGGCCAGCTATGGCGCTGGGTCACGAGCAAGGGACAAAGGTTCCGCACGCTGCGCGCGATGGTGCGGCACTGGCACCCATCGCTGCATCATGATCCGGCCGATCCTTTCCGCTGGCTGATCGGCGGGCCGACCCGGCGGCTGAGCCCCTGGGCGCAGGTGGTGAAGCATGACATGGACCGGGCGCAGCGGCTGGACATGGTCGAAGCCTATTTCTCGCCCGGCCGGGGCATGATGAAGCGGATCGCCCGCGCCGCCCGGCGCAAGGGCGCGCGCCTGATCCTGCCGGCCCTGTCGGACAATGGCGCGACGATCGCGGCGGCACGGCTGCTCTATGGCCCGCTGCTGCGACGCGGGGTCGAGATATATGAATATCAGCCCTGCAAGCTGCACATGAAGCTGATCGTGATCGACGATGCGGTCTATATCGGATCGGCCAATTTCGACATGCGCAGCCTGTTCCTCAACCTGGAGCTGATGCTGCGGGTGGAGGATGCCGGCTTTGCCGAGGCGATGCGTGGCTTCATCACCCGGCAGACCGGCGAGAGCCGGCAGATTTCGCTGGAGACCTATCGCGCCAGCCGCACCGGCCTGTCGCTGATCAAGCAGTGGATCAGCTATCTGCTGGTCGGCGTGCTGGACTATACCGTCACGCGGCGGCTGAATTTTCGCGATCCCGACGCGGACTGAGCGGAATATCGGGCGCGATGTTGCGGCGCAGGCTGGTGAGCGCCAGCAGCGCCAGCCGCCGATCATCGACCGCGCCGTTCCGGCCGATGGTGGCGAGCGCCGTGTCGATGGCCCGCACCAGCGCAGGATCGGGATCGCCCTGCCCCCTGGCGCCAAGCCGATCGAAATGCTGGCGCACGCGCCCCAGCACGACGTCGAGCAGCCGGTCGTCGCGGGCATGGGCGCGCACCCGGAAGCGGTGGAGATCGTCGAGCGACATGCCCACGCGCGTGTCGCGCAGGATATCGAGCAAGGGCGCGGTGGTGTCGCTGCCCAGCTCGGCAAGGCGCGGGGTCAACAGGCCGATACGGTCGAGCATGGTGTTGATCCATTTGACCGTGTCGGGCTGCTGGCGCGGATCGGTGCGCAGGGCAAGATCGCGCCAACCCGCCCGGAGCAGGCGCAGCGCGGACTGTTCGGCGCCCACGGTGCGGACCATCTTGAGCGCCCAGACCGCGAGCAACGCGCCCAGCATCTGGGCAATGGCGGCATTGGCGAAACTGTCGAACTGCCCGGTATAATAGCCATCGAGGCCCATCAGGCCGGGCAGCGAGAGGATCATGCCGATCGCCATCGCCGCCAGCCGCCGCCGCACCATCATCGCGCCGACCAGCAGGAAGGCCGGCGCCAGCACCGCGACCAGCACCGGGAAGTCGGACACGCGCGGCAGGATGGCAAAGGCATAGGGCGCGGCCACCAGCACCGCGCAGCAGGTACCCTGCCACACTTTCCAGGCGGCGGGCGCGGGATCATCCATATTGCTGAACAGGGCGCAGATGATGCTGGCGATGACGACCGCCCCTGCCCCGGCCGGCCAGGCCGACAATATCCAGAGCAGGCAGCCGATCAGCACGGTGAGGCTGGTCGCCAGCGCGCCGCGCAGCGCCAGGCCATAATCGCGGTGCAGGACGCGGCGGCGGGCGTTGCGGATCGCTTCCCGCGCGGGCGGTGACAGGGGGATGCGATCGGCGCCCATCGCCGCCTGCAACTCGCGGCAGACGGCATGGACGGCGACCAGTTCGGCCAGCCGGTCGAGCATGCTGAGCTGCAATGCCGCGTGCCAGGCGAAGGGCAAGCGGCAATCAGGTTCACAGGCGCGGGCGCGGGCGCGCAGTGCTTCGGCCGCCCCGCCCTCCCCGTCCGGCGCGCCCAGCCAGGCGACGACATCGTCCAGCAGGGCATGGACTGCCGGCGGCAAGGCATCGGCCCGCTGCAACTGGCGACAGCGATCCTCGACCGCGCTGGCCAGCGGCAGCAGCAGGCAAAGCTGCGTCTCCAGCGCGCGCAGCACCCCGGCCTTCAGCCGCAGCGCGCTGCTTTCGAACGGCAAATGGGTGGCAAGCTGGTGCAGTTCGTGGATGTCGGTCGCCAATTGCCGGCGGTCGCGCGTCACGACCGCATCGCCATGATCGACCCGCAGGGAATCGCGCGACCAGCGTTCGGCGTCGATCATGATCGCATCGATCCGCGCCTGGAGGCGAGCCGACACGGTGCGCGGGAAGACGAGGCTGTGGACCAGCGTGGCCGAGGCGATGCCGATGCCGATTTCCTGGGCCCGCAGGCTGGCGGCGGTGAAGATCGTCGCCTGCGCCTCGACCGCCGGGAAGGCGACGATCCCGGCGGTATAGCCCGCCAGCAGGAAGGTGTAGGCGCGCGGCGTCCGGTCGAGCAGCGCGACGAAGGTGCAGAGGCCAAGCCACAGCGCCAGTGCGAGCGAGAGAAGTTCGGGGGCATTGCCGAGCAATGGCACCAGCAGGATCGCCACACCCGCGCCGATGACGGTGCCGAGCAGGCGGAACATCGCCTTGGACGACACTGCGCCGGCGAGCGGCTGGGCGACGATATAGGCGGTGATGATCGCCCAATAGGGCCGGTCCAGCCCGATCCGCAGCGCGATATAATAAGCCAGCATCGCCGCGAGAAAGGCCTTGAGCGTGAACAGCGCGTCATGGCCGCCGTAGCGATCGGCCATCCAGCGCGCTTGAGGCAAGGCAGGCGTCACGCGGCACATCCAGCATCATCGGGCGGGGCCAGGCAGGGCGGCGACGCCGGTCGGGAGAATGAAAGCCGGACGCGTCGGCCCGCCACGCCGGATCGGGCGCGCATTGCTGGAGCTTCAGGCAAGCCCTCTATGCGCCTGTCCATGTGGCGAAACAATATGAGCCCAAGGCACAGTCATTGTGCATGATATGCACAACCCAGCCGGGCCAGCGGGCATCAATCATCCCCTTGCCGCCGCCCCCGGCTTTCTGCACAGTCGCGCCGCCCAGCCGGGCCAGGGAGACGCATTTCCAAGCGTCGCACAATCAGAACAAGGACATCGCCCCATGCCATCCCGTCGCTTAGTTGCCGCCTTGCCCGCCGCCGCGCTGCTGGCCGCCAGCCTCAGCCCCCTGCACGCCGCCACCGCGGCCGATACGCAGGCCCGCGCCGGCGAAGCCGCCTTCCGCACCCTCTACAAGGAACTGGTGGAGACCGATTCGAGCTGGCCCAATGGCAGCTGCACGCTCGCCGCCGAACAGATTGCGGCGCGACTGAAGGCGGCGGGCTATGCCGATGGCGACATCGCTGTCGTGGTCGATCCGGCCCATCCCAAGGAAGGCAATCTGACCGCCGTGCTGCGCGGTTCGAACGCCAAGCTGCCCGCGCTGCTGCTGCTCGCCCATATCGACGTGGTCGCGGCCAAGCGCGCCGACTGGACCCGCGATCCCTTCACCCTGATCGAGGAAGGCGGCTATTTCTATGGCCGGGGCACGTCGGACGACAAGGCGATGGCGGCGAGCTTCGCCGACGCCATGATCCGCTTCAAGCAGGAAGGCTACAAGCCCAAGCGCACGATCAAGATGGCGCTGACCTGTGGCGAGGAGACGGAGAAGGCGCTGAACGGCGTCGAATATCTGCTGAAGCACAAGCCCGATGCGATGGCGGCCGGATGGGCGCTCAACGAAGGCGGCGGCGGGTCACTGGACGAGAATGGCAAGCCGGTCAGCCATGGCGTGCAGGCGGGCGAGAAGGTCTATCAGGACTTCACCTTCACCGCGACCGCGCCGGGCGGCCATAGTTCGCGCCAGGAACCGCATTTCAATGCGATCGGCTGGATGGCGCAGGCGCTGGCCAATGTGAATGCCTATGACTTCCCGGTGAACCTGACCCCGGCGGCCAAGGCCTATTTCGGCGCGTCGGCGCCGCTCTATCCCAAGCTGTCGCAGCCGATGGCGGCGGTCGGCGCGGGCAAGGCGACCGAGGCGGACTATGCCGCGATCTCGGCCGCCAATCCGAGCTGGAACGCGACCCTGCGCACCACCTGCATTCCGACGCTGATCAATGGCGGCCATGCCCCCAATGCCCAGCCCCAGTCGGTGACGGCCAACGTCAATTGCCGCATCATTCCGGGCGAGGATGTCGAGGCGGTGCGTGCCAAGCTGGCGCAGGTGGGCGGCGACGAGAAGGTCAAGGTGACGCTAGCCGATCCGCCGCAGCCCAAATCGTCGGCGCCGCAGCTGACGCCGCAGATCATGGCGCCGATCGAGGCGCTGACCAAGGCGATGTGGCCGGGCGTGCCGGTGATCCCGCGGCTCGCCACCGGGGCGACCGACGGGCGCTTCACCAATGCGGCGGGCATCCCCACCTATGGCGTGTCGGGCATGTTCGCCGATCCCGATGGCCAGGGGGTCCATGGCCTCAATGAGCGCATCCGGGTCAAGTCGCTGCTCGACGGCCGCGCCTTCCTCTACCGCCTGACCAAGGCCTATACGCAGTAACGCGAAAGGGCTGGCCCGGATGACCGGACCAGCCCTTTTTATTTGGGTCAGCGCGCGCGGATCAGCGGCCGCTGCTGCCCAGCACCCGGACTTCGCCGACCGGATAGCCCTTCTCGGCCATTTCCTTGGCATAATCGCCGCGCGCATCGGCCAGTTCGGTGCGATATTCCTCCCAGGCGTCGCGATTATCCTCCGCATCGCTGGAATGGCGCAGATCCTTGGTCAGTTCCTTGCGCGCCTCGGCCAGGTCGGTCTGGTAATTGAACCAGTAGTTGTTCTCCACGCCGGCGATCGGCGCTTCATAGACAAGCTGGTCCTCGACCGACGCCAGTTGTTCCTCATAGCTCACCGGGCCTTCCCCCGGAGCCGGGCCACGCGCCTGGGGCTGGGCCATGGCGGCGATCGGGGTCATGCCGACCATGGCGATGGCGGTCAGAAGCATCGAACGGTTCATGACGTTTCTCCTCTTTCCTCATCGAACCTGCGGCAATAACGCACCGGGACCGGCATTTTGCGCCTGAACGGATGTGCAGAATGGACGAAGCGAGGCCCGGCGGCGGTGGGCCGCAGCGCCCAAAAGGGCCGAATGTCGGGCTTTTCCGCCCTGTTTTCAGATGATTGGGATCAGATCAGCGGATCACCAGATAGAAGGTCGCCGGCGCGCTGCCGCCATTCTCTATCTCGATCGCATAGCGTTCGGTGAACAGCGGCAGCCAGGCGCAATCGGCCTGCGGCGCGGCCACCGGCTTGGCGCACAGCGTGCCGCCATCGGCATTGCGCACCCGGACCGACAGGGATGCGGCGATGCCGGTGGCGCGTGCCACCGAAATCTGCGCGCGCTGGCCGGCAAGGAACAACTGGCGCAGCGTCACCCGCCCGCCCGCCGCCAGAGACCCACGGCGAT encodes:
- a CDS encoding phospholipase D-like domain-containing protein; translation: MARRGKAAHEGAMASRQQEAPTSPISVTLNGNRLTVIEEGAALRDALVRLIDGARTSLKLYYYIFADDGSGRLICERLVAARARGVAVTLMIDGFGSANTPDSLFAPLIAAGGHFARFGTRRSTRYLIRNHQKIALADDKRLMIGGFNVEDGYFGIPADDCWRDLGLLLEGPQAEAMARWYGQLWRWVTSKGQRFRTLRAMVRHWHPSLHHDPADPFRWLIGGPTRRLSPWAQVVKHDMDRAQRLDMVEAYFSPGRGMMKRIARAARRKGARLILPALSDNGATIAAARLLYGPLLRRGVEIYEYQPCKLHMKLIVIDDAVYIGSANFDMRSLFLNLELMLRVEDAGFAEAMRGFITRQTGESRQISLETYRASRTGLSLIKQWISYLLVGVLDYTVTRRLNFRDPDAD
- a CDS encoding FUSC family protein; protein product: MADRYGGHDALFTLKAFLAAMLAYYIALRIGLDRPYWAIITAYIVAQPLAGAVSSKAMFRLLGTVIGAGVAILLVPLLGNAPELLSLALALWLGLCTFVALLDRTPRAYTFLLAGYTAGIVAFPAVEAQATIFTAASLRAQEIGIGIASATLVHSLVFPRTVSARLQARIDAIMIDAERWSRDSLRVDHGDAVVTRDRRQLATDIHELHQLATHLPFESSALRLKAGVLRALETQLCLLLPLASAVEDRCRQLQRADALPPAVHALLDDVVAWLGAPDGEGGAAEALRARARACEPDCRLPFAWHAALQLSMLDRLAELVAVHAVCRELQAAMGADRIPLSPPAREAIRNARRRVLHRDYGLALRGALATSLTVLIGCLLWILSAWPAGAGAVVIASIICALFSNMDDPAPAAWKVWQGTCCAVLVAAPYAFAILPRVSDFPVLVAVLAPAFLLVGAMMVRRRLAAMAIGMILSLPGLMGLDGYYTGQFDSFANAAIAQMLGALLAVWALKMVRTVGAEQSALRLLRAGWRDLALRTDPRQQPDTVKWINTMLDRIGLLTPRLAELGSDTTAPLLDILRDTRVGMSLDDLHRFRVRAHARDDRLLDVVLGRVRQHFDRLGARGQGDPDPALVRAIDTALATIGRNGAVDDRRLALLALTSLRRNIAPDIPLSPRRDRENSAAA
- a CDS encoding M20/M25/M40 family metallo-hydrolase, whose protein sequence is MPSRRLVAALPAAALLAASLSPLHAATAADTQARAGEAAFRTLYKELVETDSSWPNGSCTLAAEQIAARLKAAGYADGDIAVVVDPAHPKEGNLTAVLRGSNAKLPALLLLAHIDVVAAKRADWTRDPFTLIEEGGYFYGRGTSDDKAMAASFADAMIRFKQEGYKPKRTIKMALTCGEETEKALNGVEYLLKHKPDAMAAGWALNEGGGGSLDENGKPVSHGVQAGEKVYQDFTFTATAPGGHSSRQEPHFNAIGWMAQALANVNAYDFPVNLTPAAKAYFGASAPLYPKLSQPMAAVGAGKATEADYAAISAANPSWNATLRTTCIPTLINGGHAPNAQPQSVTANVNCRIIPGEDVEAVRAKLAQVGGDEKVKVTLADPPQPKSSAPQLTPQIMAPIEALTKAMWPGVPVIPRLATGATDGRFTNAAGIPTYGVSGMFADPDGQGVHGLNERIRVKSLLDGRAFLYRLTKAYTQ